In the Triticum aestivum cultivar Chinese Spring chromosome 2B, IWGSC CS RefSeq v2.1, whole genome shotgun sequence genome, TATAGATCTCGCACCAGGGTGTCAGGAAAATCAAAAGACATGCTCTACCTAGCAAGATACTAGCAGGATACAGTGATGACGTGaaagaaagaagatgaagaaaCCTAGGCAAGAAAACAATGAACCGATGCCAAGTGGGCACTGAGCTACTACTAAACAGACGCTGCCGTGCACTGCACAGAGATAGATGTACACTGATTCCGTCAAGGGTCAGAACTAAGTTAGCTGGTGTGCTTGGTCGTGTCACCACGGAGTTTTGTCCCCTGGACCGGCGAGGATGATCTGCGTCCAGCAAGGAAGAAGATCAAGGCATGAGCGATGATGATACCCATGACACGGTCCAAAAATACGAATGGTCTGAGCTTACGTTGCAATCGATAGCGAATCTCCGCGCGAGCATGATCGCCGAGTTGCGCTCCCTGGGCGTCTCGAAGCCCAGGACCAAGCTGAGGCCTTCCCTGGGCTGCCAGAACATCGCCTGAGGCGCCGCATCTCCGCCGCCCCTAACGCCGCATAGCTGAAATTCTCGGATGGAGGATGGACACGGGTTAGGCACATGCCATAGCCAGTAACATAAAACACAGCCAGTGTCTTGTGATGCTGGAAGTGTTGCTAGAGGGTACCTGCATCGACGACGAGTAGAATTCCCTGGCTACGACCGTTGTTCCTTTGGCAAGTCGCATCCGCAGTTTCCCGACGCATAGGATGTGGATGGAATCTGTAGGTTGGTTGATTCCGTTCACTTGAAGGACAACAACCTGCCATGAGGAGAATAATGGCACGTTAAAAAACATGACTTGAAGGAAGTAAGTCAGTGGATAAACGCCTTGTCAAGATAGGATAAATAACTAGCATTATTATGTTCTCCTAGTGCTACAGAAATACGATTCGTCGACATAAGATCAGCAGATGACATGGCAACAGGTAGATTGTGCTATGGGCACTAAAACAGTTCGGTATATAATAAGCAAAGATAAAACTCTGTACAGACTACAGAAATATTAATGGCTAAGGAAGGGGTGATCATACATTGTAGTCGGTTTCAGGATTCCTTACAAGGGTCTCTACATAATCGACCAAACCTGGTGCTGTTCCATGACCAAAGTAATGTTAGCCATGTCATAACCATGAAAGCAGCTTAACTTTGTCAGATAACCATATGCAAACAAACTAACCAGGGTCTAGTGGGCCAGCAGTCTTTGCGACAGAGGTTTGACCACCAAGGTTAACCTCAGCTTGCAGGTACCGCCCTACGTCATGAGGTTCTGGAGCATACACTAGCTTTGTGGCACCTAAAAATTTCCAGTGGCAACAAATATTTTAAAAAGAGTGTTATCTGTAGAAACTAGAGTTtttgtaggatgaagatagtcctACCGGAAATGATTTCCTTCTTGGGTCCCTCAGGCTGTATGCGGAACCATTGTACTGAACTATTCGATAAAGCCACATCATTCTTGACAACTACGCACAGCATTGAGCCTAAGCTTTCGAGACCCTCCAACTCACATGAGGGCACGCCATTTTCCTTAAAACTTTGGTGCAACTCCAACTAAAGATAACAGATCAAGATAATTCTATATAAGTGTAATGAGAGAGACACAAACTGAAGTCACCAAATGCAGAACATGTAAGCCATACCTCTTTTAAAAGATGAGTAGAACTGGAAGATATCTCGGCATATTGATCACGTAGAACATGGATCTCGCTTTTTATGTCCATTGCCTACAAAGGTATTAAAAGGCTCTAAACATATTTGACATTGTATAAAATCCATATAATCACATAAGTATATGCCATATATACACAAAACAACGCAATAAGCCTATGAAGTCTACCTTGCTGGGGCAATGCAACATCTTGACTCTCCGTGCTTCTTGAACTTTTTCCCTAAGTTCATCCACATCCTTACATATTTCAAACAGAAATAAAATTTAAATGTGCACAGTTCAGCTGGAAATAGAAGGAACTTTACATAAGAAAACACACCAATCTCTTAACATACATGGAAGGTATGACAGACAGGAAACTGGGAGCAGTTCAAGGCCAAAAGCACCAACTAATAGAATGAAAAACACAGCAACAAAAATAGAACAGAGAAGTAATGCCCCAAGATAAACGAGTTATGGTTCAGACAAGATTCAATGAATTAAGTGATCGACATCGCATGTTAGAAACATCATGCTGCTGAACCACAGCAGTTCTGTCTGTGTATAGAGCATGCTTATATCTGTACAAACAGTTGGGCAGGAAGATCTTAAAAATTGAGGAAAGTGTCAAAGTACAGCATCTGGACAAGCAAGCAATAAAAGCAAAGTTGGGCAGGAAGATCTGTTGCTGTATGATGCAGTTCGTAGAAGGTTGCATAGTcaaatttttaaaaaaaaaactaccACTGGTTTTGAACAGAAAATTTGTACAGAAGTCAAGGGGAGGAATTGCATATGACATAAATAAAAGGATACATAAGGAATACAGATTCAGGCATAAGTTCCAGGCAAGCATGGTACTAAAGTAGAGAAAACAAGATAATATGTTGCTCATATAATTATATATAATTTACCTGCTTCCCAATTCTTTGTGAACTGTTCTCTTTCTCTTTAAGTACTTTTTGAACTCTTAGTACAGCAGCTCTAGCATTTTCAATCTCCGTGCGGGCATTAGTTCGTTCTTCGTCAACAATTCTCCTAGCATCTTCAGAAGCCTACGAACGATACAGAAAGAGTTGTGTGAAAATGAAGAAATGGGACTACACCAAGATTAAGCATACTCGATATGGATAGATGATGTTTATAAAAAATACTAAAACGACGAGCCAATCCAAGAGGAATTGGAACGTGCTTTACGCACAAATCATTGCCAGCATGTTATTTTCTGAACCATGGTAAGAAAATAAGGCAGAACTCCTAAAAATTTGCTGCTCAACAAACCATCGGCAGGCCCCTGAAATTTTGCTGCGCATTTGGAAGAGAAGAGCACCATTTCAAATCTGTAGTAATGTGTGATAGTCTGTTTCTGAAGCCCCAACAAAGGCAAAACTTCAGCTTGGCTTGCTTAATCATGGCAGATAATTTGCATTTAAAAGAAGGAAATAAGTTTTCCTCCAAAGCCAGTAGCAAGCAGGGAAAATACACATGTCATTTGATAGTACATTGTAAACAGAGAACACAGAATGGCCCATGGTACTTAAATGTGCTTACAAAGGTTCATAGAATAAAGATACTTCCAAAGTACAAGGATTAACTCACCAGTTTCAGTGAAGTCGCTATTCTCGTGACCTCGGTTTTCTGCTGAAGCAACTCATTTTCTCTTTTGGACAGCTGAACTGCTAAAATATCCACCTATAGAAAGTATCAAACTATTAAAGTGCTCACAAACAAAGGGATCATTTAGGCATATATATTTAACTGGAGACTTCTTCTAAGAAACCATAATGGTAAGTTTAGAACACTTGCAACGTCATTAAAGATACTCTGTAAACACACTGAGGAACAATAATCCTTCACGAGGCTGTAAATATGGTTCAAAAGAAGAAAAACCAACCATAGATACTGATTCCTCGATTTCATCCTTATATTTGCCAGCTACTTGACCTCTCAGTGACTCCAATACACTCTTTAGATTCTTCAGAAGGATGTCTCGCTCCAATAAAGCCACTTGTTTACATTTAACCTGAGAGTTAAAGCCAATGCAATAACTTAAGGTCTGAACTAACTGAACCAATTGCTAAACGAGTGTTCAGGAATCAGGAAGACCCATACCTCGTTAGACAATAATGTGGCAGTACTGAGGCCCTTCTCAAATTTCATTGCGAGCTCGCGGACTGAAAGACGTTGACGCCGATCAAGCAGATCTGCTGTCTCTTTAGCAACAGACTCCTTAAGAGATGGCATTTCTGGCTCATCTGCAAATTTGATGACTATCCCATTCAAACCATTCTTGTAGGTAGGGAATTTATTTCTGATGACGTTTACTGGGCGCAACGGCCCAGACCAGTTGTTCTGACCCTGCGTCTTCCGCCGGAAATCAAGAGTTGAAGCCCGAGTCATCGATAAGTAATTCTCACCCCTAATTCCAAAAAAAAAGGAGCGTCAGTATCTCAAAAGATCACTGCTGGACACCATGAATACATCATTGGTGAAAATGGTTCATACATCACCGTTTTCTGTTTTAATGACCCGTCGACAAACATAAAAGATGGAAAAAGGGAACACAAAAAATAACACCGAAATAAAAATTGTCAAACTGCAGCATGGAAGCTGATGAAAAGGCAGAAGCAAGTGGAAGAGTTCTCCCTTCCAAAAGAAAGAGAACAAAAGCCATACAAGTTCATCAAGCCTTGTGCATGTGCTACTACCAACCCTCAAGTGTTGCAGTTATAATCATCGCAAGGTCGTACAGAATCACCCACTAAACTCTGGACTACAGACCTGCATTAGAAGCAACTGGAATCAGGAGAAGCAACTAACTTTTGCATGAATGTCTTAAATTGCACTAGACAGGACAGCGAGATGGCAGATAGTACAACTCCCCTGTACAGTTGCAATGGTCAACGGGAATCATAAGGTTAGTTAACCAAAAAGGACAGCTAAGATGCCTGGGGCTGGAGTGGAGGCTAAATTTGTTAATACGCAGGAATACAAGGCTGATTCTGGTTACAATCTGTTCAAACAGCTAAATCAAGGAAAATTCTTCGGTGTCAGTTTAATTGTGGCATCGTGTACATGAACAATTAAACAAAAACTGCTAATGAATAAAAATACTGACCTTCCAACAGCCATAACAGAAGAAACACATACGTAGTGCGTTAAGTTTTTGCAATAGTTAGTCCAATTAATTTCTCCTGGGTATAAAATCAACACTCAGTTTCTCAAACTAAAAATACATTCTCGGTTTTATAGGGCACCTGTAGACTGTCGTGTAAGAGAATTGAAATCTAAGCGCGCCTTGGCTCTTAATTTGCGCCTCTTTTTTGTGCTACTAGTACTAGGTTGTATTGctaaccacccacccacccactccACGGAAAAGCGAGACTGTAATTTGCTACTGCTCCAAGACCCAATGGAACAACATTTGCTTAAAGATTTCGGCAGCTACGCCTCCAACGGAGCACGGACAAAATTATACCGACTTttgttgaaaagaaaaaaaaaagaggaaaaggcACCACtacgagagagagaaaaaaaacagagcaaaaagaAAAGGCCAAGACTTTCAACCTCCCGTCCCAAGCAGGCGGCGGTTCAAAAACGACGGGGAAATCAAACGAGAAACGCCACGAACACGCTCAAGATAGAGAGAGGGGGAGATGCTTACCGGAGCGCCAAGCCTCGCCGAATGCGGCGGCGCCCGGAGTCGGAGCCGGAGCCGTCTGCCCTGCCCAGGTCAAACGGCGCCCCCGGATCTCGCACTCGCCCGCGCTGCTGGCGCGCGCATTGGGGGCTCGATTCGGCGAGCGGAGAGCGTTGCGGGGAACGTGGAGCGAATCTGGA is a window encoding:
- the LOC123044003 gene encoding stomatal closure-related actin-binding protein 1 isoform X2 — its product is MNLGENYLSMTRASTLDFRRKTQGQNNWSGPLRPVNVIRNKFPTYKNGLNGIVIKFADEPEMPSLKESVAKETADLLDRRQRLSVRELAMKFEKGLSTATLLSNEVKCKQVALLERDILLKNLKSVLESLRGQVAGKYKDEIEESVSMVDILAVQLSKRENELLQQKTEVTRIATSLKLASEDARRIVDEERTNARTEIENARAAVLRVQKVLKEKENSSQRIGKQDVDELREKVQEARRVKMLHCPSKAMDIKSEIHVLRDQYAEISSSSTHLLKELELHQSFKENGVPSCELEGLESLGSMLCVVVKNDVALSNSSVQWFRIQPEGPKKEIISGATKLVYAPEPHDVGRYLQAEVNLGGQTSVAKTAGPLDPAPGLVDYVETLVRNPETDYNVVVLQVNGINQPTDSIHILCVGKLRMRLAKGTTVVAREFYSSSMQLCGVRGGGDAAPQAMFWQPREGLSLVLGFETPRERNSAIMLARRFAIDCNIILAGPGDKTPW
- the LOC123044003 gene encoding stomatal closure-related actin-binding protein 1 isoform X1, yielding MGENYLSMTRASTLDFRRKTQGQNNWSGPLRPVNVIRNKFPTYKNGLNGIVIKFADEPEMPSLKESVAKETADLLDRRQRLSVRELAMKFEKGLSTATLLSNEVKCKQVALLERDILLKNLKSVLESLRGQVAGKYKDEIEESVSMVDILAVQLSKRENELLQQKTEVTRIATSLKLASEDARRIVDEERTNARTEIENARAAVLRVQKVLKEKENSSQRIGKQDVDELREKVQEARRVKMLHCPSKAMDIKSEIHVLRDQYAEISSSSTHLLKELELHQSFKENGVPSCELEGLESLGSMLCVVVKNDVALSNSSVQWFRIQPEGPKKEIISGATKLVYAPEPHDVGRYLQAEVNLGGQTSVAKTAGPLDPAPGLVDYVETLVRNPETDYNVVVLQVNGINQPTDSIHILCVGKLRMRLAKGTTVVAREFYSSSMQLCGVRGGGDAAPQAMFWQPREGLSLVLGFETPRERNSAIMLARRFAIDCNIILAGPGDKTPW
- the LOC123044003 gene encoding stomatal closure-related actin-binding protein 1 isoform X3: MTRASTLDFRRKTQGQNNWSGPLRPVNVIRNKFPTYKNGLNGIVIKFADEPEMPSLKESVAKETADLLDRRQRLSVRELAMKFEKGLSTATLLSNEVKCKQVALLERDILLKNLKSVLESLRGQVAGKYKDEIEESVSMVDILAVQLSKRENELLQQKTEVTRIATSLKLASEDARRIVDEERTNARTEIENARAAVLRVQKVLKEKENSSQRIGKQDVDELREKVQEARRVKMLHCPSKAMDIKSEIHVLRDQYAEISSSSTHLLKELELHQSFKENGVPSCELEGLESLGSMLCVVVKNDVALSNSSVQWFRIQPEGPKKEIISGATKLVYAPEPHDVGRYLQAEVNLGGQTSVAKTAGPLDPAPGLVDYVETLVRNPETDYNVVVLQVNGINQPTDSIHILCVGKLRMRLAKGTTVVAREFYSSSMQLCGVRGGGDAAPQAMFWQPREGLSLVLGFETPRERNSAIMLARRFAIDCNIILAGPGDKTPW